In a single window of the Botrytis cinerea B05.10 chromosome 12, complete sequence genome:
- the Bcppx1 gene encoding Bcppx1, whose protein sequence is MSLPRVSLSSFLSSAKTALNGALKSGGKVNFVVGNESADLDSLCSAILLAYLRTYSPLNHSKSLYIPLSNLPRADLGLRPELHPILKKARVKVGELISLDDLREHGTKSSQLTKLKPGDTRWILVDHNALQGELGRTYGGRVRGCIDHHDEEGKVPGKEICVREGEMRIVEKSGSCASLVIAWARDGWAEMRRGDGVDGDVSKWDGELAYLALGPILIDTNNLQSADKTCESDRAAVQFLEDLITKDPNTSQPPWNRDEYFSTITAAKEDIGDMELRDILRKDYKEWHEGGMNLGISAVVQNFDFLLAKAGSRDKLVEVLGEWAKERSLDICAVMTTSNKDGVFRRELLVWGLGNRGAECLRKFKGEGERRFGLKIWGQGILNLDDEREIRHCWWQERIEHSRKQVAPLLRQSML, encoded by the exons ATGTCTCTCCCACGCGTATCCCTCTCCTCATTTCTATCATCCGCTAAAACTGCTCTGAACGGCGCATTGAAAAGCGGGGGAAAAGTCAATTTTGTCGTGGGTAATGAATCGGCTG ATCTCGATTCCCTCTGCAGCGCCATACTCCTAGCTTATCTACGTACATATTCCCCTCTCAACCATAGCAAATCCCTCTACATCCCTCTGTCGAATCTACCTCGCGCGGATTTAGGATTGAGACCGGAACTGCATCCTATTTTAAAGAAAGCAAGAGTCAAGGTGGGAGAATTGATAAGTCTGGATGATTTGAGAGAGCACGGCACAAAGTCATCGCAGTTGACGAAGTTAAAACCAGGTGATACGAGATGGATATTGGTAGATCATAATGCGTTACAAGGGGAATTGGGTAGAACTTATGGGGGCAGAGTAAGAGGATGTATAGATCATCATgacgaagaaggaaaggttCCCGGGAAGGAAATTTGTGTGAGAGAGGGCGAAATGAGGATTGTAGAGAAGAGTGGAAGTTGTGCGAGTTTGGTCATTGCATGGGCAAGGGATGGTTGGGCAgagatgaggagaggagatggagtggatggagatgttAG TAAATGGGACGGAGAACTAGCATATCTAGCACTAGGCCCAATCCTAATAGATACAAACAACCTCCAATCCGCCGACAAAACCTGCGAGAGCGACCGAGCCGCTGTTCAATTCCTTGAAGACCTAATCACAAAAGATCCCAATACATCACAGCCACCATGGAACCGAGACGAATATTTCTCTACAATTACTGCCGCCAAAGAAGATATAGGAGATATGGAATTACGAGACATATTACGAAAAGATTACAAAGAATGGCACGAAGGGGGAATGAACCTGGGTATAAGTGCCGTAGTTCAGAATTTCGACTTTCTACTCGCGAAAGCCGGGAGTAGGGATAAGTTGGTTGAGGTACTTGGCGAGTGggcaaaggaaagaagcTTGGATATTTGCGCAGTGATGACGACTAGTAATAAGGATGGTGTGTTTAGGAGGGAGCTTTTAGTGTGGGGGTTGGGAAATCGAGGGGCAGAATGTTTGAGGAAATTTAAgggggaaggagagagaaggttTGGGTTAAAGATTTGGGGTCAAGGCATACTAAATCTCGATGACGAGAGGGAAATAAGACATTGTTGGTGGCAAGAAAGGATTGAGCATAGTAGAAAGCAAGTTGCTCCTCTATTGAGGCAATCGATGCTTTGA